A window of Rubricoccus marinus contains these coding sequences:
- a CDS encoding NAD(P)/FAD-dependent oxidoreductase has translation MPSQFDVVVVGAGAAGFMAAIFAAREGASVHVVERSRKGGKKIVVSGGGRCNVLPSEVDPSRYVTASSARTLRRMLLSWPLAEQRAFFEDDLGIPLAMEAETGKLFPASNRATDVRDGLLAAALRAGATFSFESSVSGLTPPEARGGLWRVDIANGEPLVSTRVVLATGGLSVPKTGSDGFGLRLAESLGHAMKPTYPALTPLLTDPAVHAPLAGVSLDVHVHAPAGKHGIRARGGFLFTHRGYSGPSVLDVSHLTTLARARGDAQEVRVQWDDWDADAWDRAFREPGAGLVLTTLRDRLPNRLAEALLTEAEVPGDRARADLRRDERKRLVRVLTEYPLPWTGDEGYKKAEVTGGGVTLSEVDPVTLESRRQSGLFLCGEILDAFGPIGGYNFMWAWSTGRAAGVASGARG, from the coding sequence CGCGCAAGGGCGGCAAAAAGATCGTCGTGAGCGGGGGGGGGCGGTGCAACGTGCTCCCGTCCGAGGTGGACCCGAGCCGCTACGTCACCGCTTCGTCCGCGCGAACCCTTCGTCGGATGCTGCTGAGCTGGCCTCTGGCGGAACAGCGCGCCTTTTTCGAGGACGACCTCGGCATTCCGCTCGCGATGGAAGCCGAGACGGGCAAGCTGTTTCCCGCCTCCAACCGCGCGACCGACGTGCGTGATGGCCTTCTCGCGGCGGCCCTCCGCGCTGGGGCCACGTTCTCGTTCGAATCCAGCGTGTCTGGGCTCACGCCGCCAGAGGCGAGAGGGGGCCTCTGGCGCGTCGACATCGCGAACGGCGAGCCACTTGTGTCGACGCGCGTCGTCCTCGCGACCGGTGGCCTCTCGGTCCCCAAGACCGGCTCGGATGGGTTCGGCCTCCGCCTCGCCGAATCCCTCGGTCACGCGATGAAGCCGACCTACCCCGCGCTGACGCCGCTCCTGACCGATCCCGCCGTCCATGCGCCTCTGGCGGGCGTCTCCCTGGATGTGCACGTTCACGCGCCCGCCGGCAAGCACGGCATCCGCGCCAGAGGCGGCTTCCTCTTTACCCACCGCGGCTACAGCGGCCCGTCGGTACTCGACGTCTCGCACCTCACGACGCTCGCCCGCGCCAGAGGCGACGCGCAGGAGGTCCGCGTGCAGTGGGACGACTGGGACGCTGACGCGTGGGACCGTGCCTTCCGCGAGCCGGGGGCTGGCCTCGTGCTCACCACGCTGCGCGACCGACTGCCCAACCGGCTGGCTGAAGCGCTCCTCACGGAAGCCGAGGTGCCTGGAGACCGCGCGCGTGCCGATCTCCGCCGCGACGAACGCAAGAGGCTGGTCCGCGTGCTCACGGAGTACCCGCTCCCGTGGACGGGCGACGAGGGCTACAAAAAGGCCGAAGTCACCGGCGGTGGCGTCACGCTCTCCGAAGTCGATCCGGTCACCTTGGAGAGCCGTCGTCAGTCAGGCCTTTTTCTGTGTGGCGAGATCCTCGACGCCTTTGGACCGATCGGGGGATACAACTTCATGTGGGCGTGGAGCACCGGCCGCGCCGCCGGTGTTGCCTCTGGCGCCAGAGGCTAA
- a CDS encoding PID-CTERM protein-sorting domain-containing protein, with translation MSQSVPDWASSSQSTSEASEDNFGPGPPPPPPPPPNVPLDGGLGLLALAGAGYAAKKLRAQKND, from the coding sequence ATGTCCCAGAGCGTCCCCGATTGGGCCTCGTCGTCCCAGAGCACTTCCGAAGCGTCGGAGGACAACTTTGGTCCTGGGCCACCTCCCCCGCCGCCCCCACCGCCGAACGTCCCGTTGGATGGAGGCCTTGGGCTTCTCGCGCTCGCAGGTGCTGGATACGCAGCGAAGAAGCTTCGCGCTCAAAAGAACGACTAA
- a CDS encoding T9SS type A sorting domain-containing protein has product MKRLLLFLLAFVPALASAQVAGGLYISEFDPDPFGADGGTIGDGNDEFVELYAPGAPNTALTGYVLVFFNGSGGVSYARIDLDTYTTDANGLVVVTQADFPASLQNGPDAIAVYTGDAADFPNGTPVTTTNLVDAAVYSQGNQSRSTVLLAGLGETVQYDEGFGEVSPGDVSFQRLIRDGEGNGISKTFYVFAPSPGVNGPRRVTVDETAAVEGVEGSLGNSDDQGWRMLAMPGFNGATPFVVNDIAAVNLVQGVPAGATSPAQYPAAGANILTSARGESTQDLLNSFAPPTSTDEELLPGAGFFWYFYDLATTAGGNGTSFSRDLADPSFSLAFDVSPPDPFIDGGEYDLTVGAVQQYIPPGNPTPSPSPTVLSRFYFIGNPYAYPYALGGVTPTNNADASVIQDNVYIWNPTVGTSQSNSVTITGSYELRTATPANPFDNNGDASGRLNGFFVELATNSDDDVNFALPSGFQRPRIAAGTVAKNTVEGRLAFTMEGTTTSGKGVLDTATLFRFSDNATFEWDRFDGTNVTSMNQTYAFIAPIGVNNGNPWAQAVYSMPKSITEAHSVPMSFVTTEGGTFTITWDASLLPTGWNVILRDNEAGTSVDLGTADRYEFSAPTTTEEWAAGAERFTVVISPSNVVSNEPVASGAMKLSAPMPNPASGATRLVLTAGASESVRASVYDALGREVAVLHDGPLASGDQKTLTLDTTSLAAGVYVVRAQGENGSLTQRLTVTR; this is encoded by the coding sequence ATGAAGCGACTTTTACTGTTCCTCTTGGCATTCGTGCCTGCTCTCGCATCTGCTCAGGTAGCAGGAGGGCTCTACATCAGCGAGTTCGATCCAGACCCCTTCGGTGCCGACGGTGGCACGATCGGTGACGGCAACGACGAGTTTGTAGAGCTCTACGCGCCAGGGGCCCCCAACACTGCCCTTACCGGCTACGTGCTGGTTTTCTTTAACGGAAGCGGCGGCGTTTCCTACGCTCGCATTGACCTCGATACCTATACGACTGACGCAAACGGGTTGGTCGTTGTAACGCAGGCAGACTTCCCGGCAAGCCTCCAGAACGGCCCCGATGCCATCGCTGTGTACACCGGGGATGCAGCGGACTTCCCAAACGGAACGCCCGTCACGACTACGAACCTCGTAGACGCTGCGGTGTACTCGCAGGGCAACCAGTCGCGTTCGACGGTGCTCCTCGCTGGTCTCGGCGAGACTGTCCAGTACGACGAGGGCTTCGGTGAGGTTAGCCCAGGCGATGTGTCTTTCCAGCGCCTCATTCGAGACGGAGAGGGCAACGGCATTTCAAAGACCTTCTACGTGTTCGCTCCAAGCCCAGGTGTTAACGGGCCCAGACGTGTAACGGTCGATGAGACCGCTGCCGTCGAAGGCGTTGAGGGAAGCCTCGGGAACAGCGATGATCAGGGCTGGCGCATGCTGGCCATGCCAGGCTTCAACGGAGCGACTCCCTTTGTCGTGAACGACATCGCGGCGGTGAACCTGGTTCAGGGAGTGCCTGCCGGTGCTACAAGCCCTGCTCAGTACCCTGCTGCAGGGGCGAACATTCTTACGAGTGCTCGTGGTGAGAGCACGCAGGATCTCTTGAACTCCTTCGCGCCGCCTACGAGCACCGACGAAGAGTTGCTGCCAGGCGCCGGGTTCTTCTGGTACTTCTATGACCTCGCCACCACAGCCGGCGGAAACGGGACCAGCTTCAGCCGGGACCTCGCGGATCCGAGCTTTAGCCTCGCGTTCGATGTGTCTCCTCCAGACCCATTCATTGATGGGGGAGAGTACGACCTCACGGTTGGTGCAGTGCAGCAGTACATCCCACCAGGTAACCCAACGCCGAGCCCTTCCCCGACGGTGCTTTCGCGGTTCTACTTCATTGGTAACCCGTACGCATACCCGTACGCCCTTGGTGGAGTCACGCCTACGAACAACGCAGACGCAAGCGTAATTCAGGACAACGTGTACATCTGGAACCCGACTGTTGGGACATCGCAGTCGAACAGCGTGACGATCACGGGGTCGTACGAACTGCGCACGGCAACCCCCGCAAACCCGTTCGATAACAACGGTGACGCTTCTGGACGCTTGAACGGGTTCTTCGTTGAGCTTGCGACCAACAGCGATGACGATGTCAACTTTGCTCTGCCTTCTGGTTTCCAGCGGCCACGTATCGCCGCAGGAACGGTTGCCAAGAACACTGTAGAAGGCCGCCTCGCCTTCACGATGGAGGGCACGACGACGAGCGGTAAGGGCGTCCTCGACACGGCCACGCTGTTCCGGTTCTCCGATAACGCGACATTCGAGTGGGACCGGTTCGATGGCACGAACGTGACGTCGATGAACCAGACCTACGCGTTCATCGCGCCGATCGGCGTGAACAACGGCAATCCGTGGGCGCAGGCGGTCTACTCGATGCCGAAGTCGATCACCGAGGCGCACAGCGTACCGATGTCCTTCGTAACGACGGAGGGTGGAACGTTTACGATCACGTGGGACGCGTCACTGCTCCCCACCGGTTGGAACGTCATCCTTCGCGACAACGAGGCGGGCACGAGCGTTGACCTCGGAACGGCTGATCGTTACGAGTTCAGCGCACCCACCACGACCGAGGAGTGGGCCGCTGGCGCAGAGCGCTTCACGGTCGTCATCTCGCCGTCCAACGTCGTCTCCAACGAGCCCGTCGCCTCTGGCGCGATGAAGCTGTCCGCCCCGATGCCGAACCCGGCCTCTGGCGCGACCCGCCTCGTCCTCACCGCTGGCGCTTCGGAGTCCGTGCGCGCCTCCGTTTACGACGCGCTCGGCCGCGAGGTCGCCGTCCTCCACGACGGGCCGCTCGCCTCTGGCGACCAGAAGACGCTCACGCTCGATACGACCTCGCTCGCCGCTGGCGTGTACGTCGTCCGCGCGCAGGGTGAGAACGGTTCGCTGACGCAGCGCCTCACGGTGACTCGCTAG
- a CDS encoding metallophosphoesterase family protein, whose amino-acid sequence MRLAILSDIHANLEALKAALAEVDRRGVDAIVCLGDIVGYGPDPAPCVDLVRQRCAAVVLGNHDEAVAFDRNLRYLPKDGETAARLHQTLLSEDQLAWLRTLPLRVRSGSTVTLAHAAPLNPSEWPRLDNYGLLKAQFEAFDTDVCFVGHSHRPAVVAESVGVHRVRKGHRYLIDVGSVGQPRDNDPRLSFGLFDTEAFEFEHVRAHYDLAKTSARIREVGLPAEIASRLQRGI is encoded by the coding sequence GTGCGCCTCGCCATCCTTTCTGATATCCACGCCAACCTGGAAGCCCTCAAGGCGGCTCTGGCAGAGGTGGACCGTCGGGGTGTAGACGCCATCGTGTGCCTGGGAGACATCGTCGGCTACGGGCCAGATCCCGCGCCGTGCGTGGACCTCGTGCGCCAGAGGTGCGCCGCCGTCGTGCTCGGCAACCACGACGAAGCCGTCGCCTTTGACCGCAACCTCCGATACCTGCCGAAAGACGGCGAGACGGCCGCGCGTCTACACCAGACGCTCCTCTCGGAGGATCAACTCGCATGGCTCCGAACGCTGCCACTCCGTGTTCGGAGCGGGTCGACCGTTACGCTTGCGCACGCCGCGCCCTTGAATCCGTCGGAGTGGCCGCGGCTCGACAACTACGGCCTCCTGAAGGCGCAGTTCGAGGCGTTCGACACTGACGTGTGTTTCGTCGGACACAGCCACCGCCCGGCTGTCGTCGCGGAATCCGTCGGCGTCCACCGCGTTCGCAAAGGCCACCGATACCTCATCGACGTGGGGAGCGTCGGTCAACCGCGCGACAACGACCCTCGCCTCTCCTTCGGCCTGTTCGATACCGAGGCCTTCGAGTTTGAGCACGTGCGCGCGCACTACGACCTCGCCAAGACGTCTGCGCGGATCCGCGAGGTGGGCCTGCCCGCTGAGATCGCCTCGCGCCTGCAGCGGGGCATCTAG
- the rfbB gene encoding dTDP-glucose 4,6-dehydratase, translating to MSFQPSALLITGGAGFIGANFLRVALAADPSVRLITLDALTYAGSRSNLVEDPRHTFVQGDIADGEIVRRLLAEHEIDGIVHFAAESHVDRSILGPAAFVQTNVVGTFQLLDAAREAWGDRQDVRFHHVSTDEVYGDLTPEAPAFRETTPYDPSSPYSATKAASDHLVRAYARTYGLPVTITNCSNNYGPFQYPEKLIPLTILRALSGRTIPIYGDGQQVRDWLYVRDHCEAIWQVLTRAASGATYNVGGGNQPTNLDLVHRICGILDERHPQGAPHVRLVEFVTDRPGHDRRYAMDTTAIARDLGWRPRHTLSTGLDATVAWIFDNREWLAAIARENDLDDWIATQYTDR from the coding sequence GTGAGCTTCCAACCGTCCGCACTTCTCATCACAGGCGGCGCCGGGTTTATCGGCGCCAACTTTTTGCGCGTGGCGTTGGCTGCGGATCCCTCCGTGCGGCTCATAACGCTGGACGCGCTGACGTACGCAGGGAGCCGGTCCAACTTGGTGGAGGACCCCCGGCATACGTTCGTCCAGGGCGACATCGCGGACGGGGAGATCGTGCGGCGGCTTCTGGCGGAGCATGAGATCGACGGAATCGTGCACTTCGCGGCAGAAAGCCATGTGGACCGTTCCATTCTGGGACCGGCAGCGTTCGTTCAGACCAACGTCGTGGGCACCTTCCAACTACTCGACGCCGCGCGAGAGGCGTGGGGCGACCGGCAAGACGTGCGCTTCCACCACGTCTCGACCGACGAGGTGTACGGCGATCTCACGCCAGAGGCCCCGGCGTTTCGGGAGACGACGCCCTACGATCCATCCTCGCCGTATTCCGCGACAAAGGCGGCGAGCGATCACCTCGTGCGAGCCTACGCCCGTACCTACGGGCTGCCCGTCACGATCACCAACTGCTCCAACAACTACGGCCCGTTCCAGTACCCCGAAAAGCTGATCCCGCTCACCATCCTTCGGGCGCTTTCCGGCCGCACCATCCCGATCTACGGCGACGGCCAGCAGGTCCGCGATTGGCTCTACGTGCGCGACCACTGCGAGGCCATCTGGCAGGTGCTCACGCGCGCGGCCTCTGGCGCGACGTACAACGTGGGCGGGGGGAACCAGCCGACGAATCTGGACCTCGTGCACCGCATCTGCGGCATCCTGGACGAGCGGCACCCGCAGGGCGCGCCACACGTGCGCCTCGTCGAGTTCGTGACCGACCGGCCCGGGCACGACCGCCGCTACGCGATGGACACGACGGCCATCGCGCGCGATCTAGGATGGCGGCCGCGCCACACTCTCAGCACCGGACTGGACGCGACCGTCGCGTGGATCTTCGACAACCGCGAGTGGCTCGCCGCCATCGCGCGCGAAAACGACCTGGACGACTGGATCGCGACGCAGTACACCGACCGCTAG
- the rfbA gene encoding glucose-1-phosphate thymidylyltransferase RfbA, which translates to MKGILLAGGHGTRLRPLTLIQSKQLLPVYDKPMVYYPLSTLMLAGIRDVLVISTPEALPDFRELLGTGEAWGMTFAYAEQDEPRGLADAFRIGAEWVGEEPVCLILGDNIFYGSGLTAGLRRAAELASGACVFAYPVRDPERYGVVELDEGGRAVHLEEKPTQPRSNLAVAGLYFYGPDVVEVARGLTPSARGELEITDVNRTYMERGDLQVEVMGRGVAWLDAGTHESLLDASAFVHAVQARQGLLIASPEEVAYRMGFIDAAQLARLADGLAGTAYGEALAELAKREDRS; encoded by the coding sequence ATGAAAGGCATTCTCCTCGCCGGAGGCCACGGCACCCGACTCCGGCCGCTGACCCTCATTCAGAGCAAGCAGCTCCTGCCGGTCTACGACAAGCCGATGGTGTACTACCCGCTCAGCACCCTCATGCTGGCGGGCATTCGCGACGTGCTCGTGATTTCGACGCCAGAGGCGCTGCCGGACTTCCGCGAGCTGCTCGGGACCGGCGAGGCGTGGGGCATGACGTTCGCCTACGCCGAGCAGGACGAGCCGCGCGGCCTGGCCGACGCGTTTCGCATCGGCGCGGAGTGGGTGGGGGAGGAGCCGGTCTGCCTCATCTTGGGCGATAACATCTTCTACGGCAGTGGCCTCACGGCAGGCCTGCGCCGCGCCGCCGAACTGGCCTCTGGCGCGTGCGTGTTCGCCTACCCCGTGCGCGATCCGGAGCGCTACGGCGTGGTGGAACTGGACGAAGGCGGCCGGGCCGTCCATCTGGAGGAGAAGCCGACTCAGCCACGCTCAAACCTCGCCGTGGCCGGGCTGTACTTCTACGGACCGGACGTGGTGGAGGTCGCCAGAGGCCTGACGCCGTCCGCGCGAGGTGAGTTGGAGATCACGGACGTGAACCGCACCTACATGGAGCGCGGGGACCTGCAGGTCGAGGTCATGGGCCGCGGCGTGGCGTGGCTGGACGCCGGGACGCACGAGTCGCTGTTGGACGCGAGCGCGTTCGTCCACGCGGTTCAGGCGCGCCAGGGCTTACTCATCGCGAGCCCGGAAGAAGTGGCCTACCGCATGGGCTTTATCGACGCGGCGCAACTTGCTCGCTTGGCCGACGGCCTCGCCGGAACCGCGTACGGCGAGGCCTTGGCCGAGTTGGCAAAACGGGAGGACCGCTCGTGA
- a CDS encoding lipopolysaccharide biosynthesis protein encodes MLWMSADRVFLFVVGAVVTAVLARLLPPSDFGIVGAALVVVEIVAQIVSASATPALVQRSRVTRAHLSSAFWLSAGLSLGLFGVVWALSPLAARFFAMPPLAQVLPALALLFVFDGLSAVAQSRQLRDLAFRDAVVIRAVADVIGLGGVSIGLALSGYGLWALVGGRLAQSLLRALGFVIRFPHPVLGATREAARDIARFSGGVVLQGALNSLARQGDALVVGRALGANALGLYNRSYQMMALPASFLAGSFSGVLFPILSKTQDRTASLRATLYRTTSLLALFLLPLAAAAAVLAPEVVYVALGPDWGGAVAPLRILAVGMFFRAAYKTGMTILESRGRIYVAAALQGLYAVLVVIGALVGWPYGLEGVATGVVGAVVVFFGMSTAVAVRETDGTLWPLVRGMAPGAMIAGIGGLLAHAAVVPLRGAGIAPIATLVTGAAVLGSVGLVALAFAPGLIGRHGRWLRSAVTAYLARLGDDGGTSDEPPSEHE; translated from the coding sequence GTGCTGTGGATGTCCGCCGACCGCGTCTTCTTGTTCGTGGTCGGCGCGGTGGTGACGGCCGTTCTCGCGCGGCTGCTGCCCCCGTCGGACTTCGGCATCGTGGGGGCGGCGCTCGTCGTCGTGGAAATCGTGGCGCAGATCGTGAGCGCGTCGGCGACGCCGGCACTGGTGCAGCGCTCACGCGTGACGCGGGCCCACCTCAGCAGCGCGTTCTGGCTCTCGGCAGGGCTGAGCCTGGGGTTGTTCGGCGTGGTCTGGGCGCTCTCGCCTCTGGCCGCGCGGTTTTTCGCGATGCCGCCTCTGGCGCAGGTGCTTCCTGCGCTCGCGTTGCTGTTCGTGTTCGACGGGCTGAGTGCGGTCGCACAGTCGCGTCAACTGCGGGATCTGGCCTTTCGCGATGCCGTCGTGATCCGCGCGGTGGCGGACGTGATCGGGCTAGGGGGCGTGAGCATCGGACTCGCGCTGAGCGGGTACGGGCTATGGGCGCTCGTCGGCGGGCGGCTGGCACAGAGCCTCTTGCGTGCGCTGGGTTTCGTGATTCGCTTTCCGCACCCAGTTCTCGGCGCGACGCGAGAGGCCGCGCGCGACATCGCGCGGTTCAGCGGCGGCGTCGTACTCCAGGGAGCGCTCAATAGCCTCGCGCGGCAGGGCGACGCCCTCGTGGTAGGCCGCGCGCTCGGCGCCAATGCGCTCGGCCTGTACAACCGCTCGTACCAGATGATGGCGCTGCCGGCCAGCTTTCTCGCGGGCAGCTTTAGCGGCGTCCTCTTCCCGATCCTCTCCAAAACGCAGGACCGAACGGCGTCGCTCCGCGCGACGCTGTATCGCACCACGTCGTTGCTCGCGCTGTTTCTTCTGCCTCTGGCGGCAGCGGCGGCAGTGCTTGCGCCAGAGGTTGTGTACGTAGCGCTCGGGCCGGACTGGGGCGGGGCAGTGGCGCCGCTGCGGATCCTCGCCGTGGGGATGTTCTTCCGTGCGGCGTACAAAACGGGGATGACGATCCTGGAGTCGCGAGGGCGGATCTACGTCGCGGCAGCGTTGCAAGGGTTGTACGCGGTGCTCGTGGTGATCGGAGCGCTGGTGGGCTGGCCGTACGGGTTGGAAGGCGTGGCCACTGGCGTCGTGGGAGCCGTTGTAGTGTTTTTCGGGATGAGCACGGCCGTGGCGGTGCGCGAGACGGACGGGACGCTCTGGCCTCTCGTGCGCGGAATGGCACCAGGCGCGATGATCGCCGGGATCGGCGGGCTTTTGGCGCACGCGGCGGTGGTGCCGCTGCGGGGCGCCGGGATCGCGCCGATCGCCACGCTTGTAACGGGCGCGGCGGTCCTGGGGAGCGTCGGTCTCGTTGCGCTCGCGTTCGCGCCAGGCCTGATCGGCCGGCACGGCCGCTGGCTGCGTTCGGCGGTGACGGCCTACCTCGCCCGCCTCGGGGACGACGGCGGGACCTCTGACGAGCCTCCGTCCGAGCATGAGTAA
- a CDS encoding glycosyltransferase family 4 protein, translated as MSKPAPDVRGARGASLQASGDLAPMRVLIVSLRGPTRAGRSGGAQEYVRSVGSAWAREGHAVSLVCAQERLPSGRLLPAREEVDGIEVYRVGSPSRRVRPLLRAARAHALLADAVLENLMSLPLALPWWLPDAPLVALKHHVHGARGGREGAAAGALDRTLLPLAYRRTPLVVPSERTARAVRGLGLREASIHVLPPPIRPQEARGAPRAARPTVLYLGALHLARKRVDDVIEAFRQVAREVPDAQLVLAGDGPDRAALESRARGLPVVFHGHVTDAEKARLYAEAWVLASPSVEEGFGITWIEAGAAGVPLVGYSLDGLDTVGAASSRLVASGDVDALARELTRVLTDSGLRQRLSDGARANAARFTSGETARALLGLLRAEAAARGSR; from the coding sequence ATGAGTAAGCCCGCCCCCGATGTCCGCGGCGCCAGAGGCGCGTCGCTCCAGGCCTCTGGCGACCTCGCGCCCATGCGCGTTCTCATCGTCTCGCTCCGCGGGCCGACACGCGCTGGCCGCTCTGGTGGCGCGCAGGAGTACGTGCGGTCGGTCGGCAGCGCGTGGGCGCGAGAGGGACACGCGGTTTCGCTCGTGTGCGCGCAGGAGCGGCTGCCCAGCGGACGGCTGCTGCCTGCGCGCGAAGAGGTGGACGGCATCGAGGTCTACCGCGTCGGATCTCCCTCTCGGCGCGTTCGGCCGTTGCTTCGGGCCGCCCGTGCCCACGCCCTCCTCGCCGATGCTGTCCTGGAAAACCTCATGTCACTACCTCTGGCGTTGCCGTGGTGGCTACCCGACGCGCCGCTTGTCGCGCTCAAGCACCACGTCCACGGCGCCAGAGGCGGGCGAGAGGGTGCCGCCGCGGGCGCGCTCGACCGCACGCTGTTGCCTCTGGCGTACCGGCGCACGCCTCTCGTCGTGCCCAGCGAGCGGACCGCGAGGGCAGTACGCGGGCTCGGCCTTCGCGAAGCGTCTATCCACGTACTGCCGCCACCGATCCGGCCGCAAGAGGCTCGCGGCGCCCCTCGTGCCGCCCGCCCGACGGTCCTCTACCTGGGTGCTCTCCACCTCGCGCGAAAGCGCGTGGACGACGTGATCGAGGCGTTCCGGCAGGTCGCCCGTGAGGTCCCGGATGCCCAACTCGTACTCGCCGGCGACGGACCCGACCGCGCGGCGCTCGAATCGCGCGCCAGAGGCCTGCCCGTCGTGTTCCACGGGCACGTCACCGACGCCGAGAAGGCGCGACTGTATGCCGAGGCGTGGGTCCTGGCGTCGCCCAGTGTGGAGGAGGGTTTCGGGATCACGTGGATCGAGGCCGGAGCCGCAGGCGTGCCGCTCGTCGGTTACAGCCTGGACGGGTTGGACACGGTCGGCGCCGCCTCATCACGCCTCGTGGCCTCTGGCGACGTGGACGCCCTCGCGCGCGAACTCACGCGGGTCCTGACGGACTCTGGTCTGCGCCAGAGGCTTTCGGATGGCGCTCGCGCAAACGCCGCCCGGTTCACGTCGGGCGAGACGGCTCGCGCGCTTCTGGGCCTCTTGCGAGCCGAGGCCGCCGCGCGGGGCTCCCGCTAG